The following DNA comes from Anaerostipes rhamnosivorans.
TCAGATTCATGACCTTATTCTTTTCATGCAGAAGCTCATAATAGGTTTCAAACTGGGCCAGCTGTCTGTCTGACAGGGTAATTCCCAGCTCTTCTGCTTTTTCTCTTAAACTTACCATATACACTCCTAAGCCTTTTGATTCAGCTGTTCCAAATAAATGAGAAGTACGGAAATGTCCGCCGGGGACACTCCTGATATCCTGGACGCCTGCCCAATGGATGCCGGGCGTATCTTGGACAGCTTCTGAACCGCTTCAATTCTCAAGTTTCCTATTTCTTCATATAGTATTCCTTCTGGAATCTTCTTTTTCTCCAAACGCTTAAACTGCTTCACCTGGGAAAGCTGGCGTTTGATATACCCTTCATATTTAATGTTGATATTCACCTGTTCCCTGACATCCTCGGGATATTCCGGTCGGTCCGGGTCGATGGGCGCCAGAATATCATAAGTAAGCTCCGGCCTTCTGATTAGTTCTGCCATAGTAGCGGAAGACTTTAATTCTGTACTTTTACATTCAGACAAAAGCTTTTGCACATCCTTTGAGGCCCCCACATTTACACGGCTGAGACGCCCAATCTCTTTTTCAATCATCTCTTCCTTCTGTAAAAGCTTCTCATACCGCTCCCTGCTGATAAGACCAACCTCATAACCAATTTTTGAAAGCCGCAGGTCTGCATTATCCTGTCTTAACAGAAGCCGGTACTCTGCTCTGGATGTCATCATCCGGTATGGCTCACTGGTTTCCTTTGTCACAAGATCATCAATCAATACTCCAATATATGCCTGGGAACGGTCAAGGATCAAAGCTTCCTTTCCCTGAAGTTTTCTGGATGCATTAATTCCAGCAATAAGCCCCTGGGCTGCCGCCTCCTCATATCCAGAACTGCCGTTAAACTGCCCTGCGGAAAACAAACCTTCAATAGCTTTAAACTCTAAAGAAGGCTTGAGCTGGGTAGCATTGATGCAGTCATATTCAATGGCATAGGCATTTCTAATGATCTTTACATTTTCAAGCCCGGTCACACTGCGGTACATATCATACTGCACATCCTCAGGCAGGGAGCTGGACATCCCTCCCACATACATCTCATTAGTGTATTCCCCTTCGGGCTCAATGAAGACCTGATGCCTGTTTTTATCGGGGAACTTCACAATCTTATCTTCGATGGATGGGCAGTAACGGGGGCCTGTACCCTCAATTGCTCCCGAGAACAACGGGGATCGCCCGATATTCTCGCGGATGACCGCATGCGTCTCCTCATTTGTATATGTGAGCCAGCAGGATATCTGGTTCCGTTTAATATCCTCCCGTGTATTTGTAAAGCTGAAAGGAACGATCTTTTCATCCCCAAACTGCTCTTCCATTTTACTGAAGTCAATGCTGTTTCTATCAATCCTCGCCGGAGTCCCTGTCTTAAAGCGCCGCATCTCGATCCCCAGGTCTAACAGGGACTGTGTCAGATAATTGGCAGCCTGCAGTCCGTTCGGACCCGTCTCGTTGCTCACATCTCCATAGATACATCTGGCCTTTAAGTAAGTACCCGTGGTGAGGATCACCGCACTGGCATAATATACAGCGCCTGAATAAGTTTTCACACCCTGTACTTTCCCTTCCTCCACAAGAATCTCTGTCACTTCCCCCTGTCTGACCGTAAGATTTTCCGTATTTCCCATAACCTGTGTCATGGACATAGAGTACATCTTTTTATCCGCCTGTGCTCTCAGGGAATGAACCGCCGGGCCCTTTGACTGATTAAGCATTTTAGACTGGATATAAGTCTTATCAATATTAATGCCCATCTCACCGCCGAGAGCGTCAATTTCTTTTACCAGATGCCCTTTGGAGCTCCCTCCGATGTTCGGATTACACGGCATGAGAGCAACGCTGTCCATACTGACCGTAAAACAGATCGTCTGGAATCCAAGCCGTGCGCAGGAAAGTGCCGCCTCACAGCCCGCATGCCCCGCTCCGACTACTACAATATCATAATGTTCTTCTAATTTTTTCATTGTCATTTACCCATACAAAATTCTGCGAATATTTCATTTACCAGATCCTCACCTACGGATTCTCCTATAATGTATCCAAGTTCCTCATAAGCGTTCATGAGATCGATAGAGAAGAAATCCTCCGGCATTTCATCATCGATGCTCGTAAGCACCAGCTCCAGGCTTTCCTTGGCATTTGAAAGTGCCTTTTTATGCCTCATATTTGTAATATAAACTTCATCATTGAAAGATACACTGCCATGGAAAAACAGTTCATTGATCTTTTCATACAGATCTTCCAAACCGTAGAGACTTTTTGCTGACATGGCAACAATATTCTGAAATCCTCTCTCAATAAATTCTTTTTCAGAAACCTCTGTATCCAAATCGGATTTATTCAAGAGTACGATCACCTGCTTGCCAGTGAGAAGTTTCATAATATCTTCATCTTCCCTTGTAAGAGGTACAGAAGTATCCACAACATAGAGCACAAGATCGGCTTTTATCACCGAATCTCTCGCTTTATCCACACCGATCTTCTCCACAATATCTTCCGTATCCCTAATTCCAGCCGTATCAATCACATTCAGCGGAATACCATTAATCTGTATAGATTCCTCCAGCGTATCCCTGGTCGTGCCGGCGATATCGGTGACGATTGCCCTCTCCTCTCCCAGTAATACATTAAGGATTGAGGATTTTCCGGCGTTTGGTTTACCCACAATGGCTGTATGGATGCCTTCCTTTAAAATACGTCCATTGTCTGAGGAGTCGATATACCTTTGTATATCATCTCTGGCATGTTCCACCTGCACTCTCAGCTGCTCAGAAAATCCATCCACAGAGTAATGCTCTGGATCATCCAGTGCGGATTCAATAAAGGCCACGCTGTGAAGAATCTCTTTTCTCAGTATGCTAATTTTTTCTGACAGTGCCCCCTTCAGCTGCTTTAAAGAAGTTTCCATAGCAAATTCATTCTTAGAGTGGATCAGATCCATCACTGCCTCGGCTTTCGTAAGATCGATCCTTCCGTTTAAAAATGCTCGTTTTGTAAACTCACCCGGTTCTGCCGGTCTTGCTCCCGCCTCAAGAACACAGGACAGAATCTTCTTCATGACTACCACACCGCCGTGGCAGTTGATCTCCGCCACGTCCTCCGCAGTATAAGAATGAGGCCCTTTCATGATGATCAGGATACATTCGTCAATATCTTTCCCGTCCTTAACGGCATGTCCATAATGTGCAGTGTAGGTAGCTGCCCTTTTTATATCTTTATTTCTCTTGGGACGGAATACTTTAGAGACAATGTCTATGGCCTCCGGTCCGCTGATTCTGATAATGCCGATCCCGCTGTTTGTGAGCGGTGTGGCAATCGCTGCAATTGTATCTGTTCCCATTTCACTGTCCTCCGCAAGGCAAAAAAGGGCTGCCGCAAAAGGCAACCCAAATTTCTTATTTCTTCAGCATGACAACCACTCTGCGGTAAGGATCTTTTCCCTGACTCTTCGTCACAATCTTTGGATCCCGCTGAAGTGCAGAATGGATGATCCGGCGTTCATTTGGATTCATAGGCTCCAGATGAACCGGTTTTTTTGTTTTCTTAACCTTGTTTGCAATACTGAGTGCAAGCTTTTCCAATGTTTCCTGCCTGCGCTCCCTATAATTCTCTGTATCAAGCTTAACCTTAATGAAAGATTCACTCTCTTTGTTCACAAACAGACTGGTTAGATATTGAAGTGCATCCAGAGTCTGGCCATGCTTTCCGATCAAAGCACCCATCTTCTCCCCTGTCACATTAATATTAAGTATATTTCCGGTAGTATTATAATAAAGGTTTAGCTTTGGAATAAGGCCCATTGCCTTTAATACTTCGTCCAAATAGGATTCTGTATCTTCAATGATCTTGTCAATGTTTTCTGGACGTTTATATTCTTTTTCTTTCGGTTTTTCATAAGAATCCTCAGCCTTTTCCTGAGACTGTTCCGGTTTCTTAATGGAATCTTCCGGAGCCTTTGCAAGCTTTTCTTCCTTTACAGGCTCAGCAGATATGTCCTCTGCTTCCCTTAATTCAATGATCACCGGTTTCTTGAACAATCCTAAAAAGCCGTTGCTTCCTTTGTCAATCACTGCATACTGAATTTCTGTGCTTGGAATTCCCAGCTCCATCGCCGCATTCATAACCGCATCAGATTCTGTTCTGCCAGTAAAACGTTTTACTGCCATCCTATTTTCCTCCTTTATCCATCCGGTTCTTTACAATGTTCGCCTTAGATGCAATTCCTCCCTCAGATTTCGTATTATACTCTACATTCTTGGTGACTTTCTTCTTCGCAATATCGCTGATCGTAGTATCCTGGGATGATTGGGACGGAGCACCGCTTCCATTTGCGGCTCCCATCATTTTTTCATACATAGAAGGGCCTTTTTTCTTGGCTTTCTTCTTTGCTGCTTTTTCTCTGCTCTTCTCAATGATCTTCTGCATATTTGTATGATTATAATAATTATTGATCAAAATCTGCTGGATCCACTGGAATACCGCACTGGCTGTCCAGTAAATACCGATGCCGACTGGAAGTGTGATACACATGAATAAAGACATCAGCGGCATCATCAGCATCATATTCTTTGACATACCAGCTGCCGGGTTGTCCGAATCCATATCGGCCATAGATGTACGTGCGCTTAAATACTGGAACAAAGCTGATAAAATCGGGATGATCAGATAAATACTGAGCTTAAATCCCGGTGTATTCTGAATATTGATGCCAAGTACAAACTCATATGCGCTTTTTGAGATATTCGGAATGTATGCTTCCAGATTCCTTACTACATAGTATAAAGCCATGATAATCGGAAACTGGATTAAGGTAGTTGCACAACCGCCTGTAGGGCTTGTCCCATACTTATCATAAATCTTCTGCATCTCTTCCTGCTGTTTCATCATAGATGCCTGATCTCTCTTACCGCGGTACTTCTTCTGAATCTTATTCAACTCAGGCTGTGCCACCTGGTTGATCTTCATACTTCTCTGCTGCTTCATTGTCAGCGGAAAAATAAATAATTTAGAAATCAGTGTAAACAAAATAATACATAATCCAAGATTCTCAATTCCAACGGCTGCCAGACCGTTATAAATCCATTTCATGATCTCGCCGAAAAACCAGACGATCGGAGCTAAGATTCCTCCGCTGCTTCCTGCCTGTGCAGCCTGTGCCAAAAACATCATTTCTTTTTACCTTTCACCTTTCTCACTTCCGGAACAGGATCATATCCTCCCTTTGCAAAAGGGTTACATCTCAAGATTCGAAACACGGCCAGAAGACTCCCCTTCCATGCACCATGCTTTTCCAGTGCTTCAATTGCATACTCCGAACAGGTCGGTGTATAAATGCAAGTTCCTTTACCTTTTAATTTAGACAAGTGCGCTCTATAAAACCGTATCAAATATATCAAAATCTTTTTCAATGTTTTTCATCTCTTCTTAAGCGATGAAGACCCATCAGATGAAGCAAAGCGCTCTCTACCTTATGAAAACCTTCATCCTTGACAGCATTCCTTGCAATGACTGCAATATCAAATCCTTGCTTCAGCTCCGATTGATGGAGCCGGTAGCTCTCCCTCAGAAGTCTGGTCACCCGGTGTCTTACCACGCTGTTTCCCACCTTCTTGCTGACGGAGATTCCAAAACGATTATAACCTAGCTGATTTTCCATGCAGTACAAAACGAAATACTTGTTTGCCTTTGACTTGCCGGTTCTATATACCTGCTGAAACTCCTTCGTTTTCCTTAATGAATGATAATGCT
Coding sequences within:
- the mnmG gene encoding tRNA uridine-5-carboxymethylaminomethyl(34) synthesis enzyme MnmG gives rise to the protein MKKLEEHYDIVVVGAGHAGCEAALSCARLGFQTICFTVSMDSVALMPCNPNIGGSSKGHLVKEIDALGGEMGINIDKTYIQSKMLNQSKGPAVHSLRAQADKKMYSMSMTQVMGNTENLTVRQGEVTEILVEEGKVQGVKTYSGAVYYASAVILTTGTYLKARCIYGDVSNETGPNGLQAANYLTQSLLDLGIEMRRFKTGTPARIDRNSIDFSKMEEQFGDEKIVPFSFTNTREDIKRNQISCWLTYTNEETHAVIRENIGRSPLFSGAIEGTGPRYCPSIEDKIVKFPDKNRHQVFIEPEGEYTNEMYVGGMSSSLPEDVQYDMYRSVTGLENVKIIRNAYAIEYDCINATQLKPSLEFKAIEGLFSAGQFNGSSGYEEAAAQGLIAGINASRKLQGKEALILDRSQAYIGVLIDDLVTKETSEPYRMMTSRAEYRLLLRQDNADLRLSKIGYEVGLISRERYEKLLQKEEMIEKEIGRLSRVNVGASKDVQKLLSECKSTELKSSATMAELIRRPELTYDILAPIDPDRPEYPEDVREQVNINIKYEGYIKRQLSQVKQFKRLEKKKIPEGILYEEIGNLRIEAVQKLSKIRPASIGQASRISGVSPADISVLLIYLEQLNQKA
- the mnmE gene encoding tRNA uridine-5-carboxymethylaminomethyl(34) synthesis GTPase MnmE — encoded protein: MGTDTIAAIATPLTNSGIGIIRISGPEAIDIVSKVFRPKRNKDIKRAATYTAHYGHAVKDGKDIDECILIIMKGPHSYTAEDVAEINCHGGVVVMKKILSCVLEAGARPAEPGEFTKRAFLNGRIDLTKAEAVMDLIHSKNEFAMETSLKQLKGALSEKISILRKEILHSVAFIESALDDPEHYSVDGFSEQLRVQVEHARDDIQRYIDSSDNGRILKEGIHTAIVGKPNAGKSSILNVLLGEERAIVTDIAGTTRDTLEESIQINGIPLNVIDTAGIRDTEDIVEKIGVDKARDSVIKADLVLYVVDTSVPLTREDEDIMKLLTGKQVIVLLNKSDLDTEVSEKEFIERGFQNIVAMSAKSLYGLEDLYEKINELFFHGSVSFNDEVYITNMRHKKALSNAKESLELVLTSIDDEMPEDFFSIDLMNAYEELGYIIGESVGEDLVNEIFAEFCMGK
- the jag gene encoding RNA-binding cell elongation regulator Jag/EloR, encoding MAVKRFTGRTESDAVMNAAMELGIPSTEIQYAVIDKGSNGFLGLFKKPVIIELREAEDISAEPVKEEKLAKAPEDSIKKPEQSQEKAEDSYEKPKEKEYKRPENIDKIIEDTESYLDEVLKAMGLIPKLNLYYNTTGNILNINVTGEKMGALIGKHGQTLDALQYLTSLFVNKESESFIKVKLDTENYRERRQETLEKLALSIANKVKKTKKPVHLEPMNPNERRIIHSALQRDPKIVTKSQGKDPYRRVVVMLKK
- a CDS encoding YidC/Oxa1 family membrane protein insertase codes for the protein MMFLAQAAQAGSSGGILAPIVWFFGEIMKWIYNGLAAVGIENLGLCIILFTLISKLFIFPLTMKQQRSMKINQVAQPELNKIQKKYRGKRDQASMMKQQEEMQKIYDKYGTSPTGGCATTLIQFPIIMALYYVVRNLEAYIPNISKSAYEFVLGINIQNTPGFKLSIYLIIPILSALFQYLSARTSMADMDSDNPAAGMSKNMMLMMPLMSLFMCITLPVGIGIYWTASAVFQWIQQILINNYYNHTNMQKIIEKSREKAAKKKAKKKGPSMYEKMMGAANGSGAPSQSSQDTTISDIAKKKVTKNVEYNTKSEGGIASKANIVKNRMDKGGK
- the yidD gene encoding membrane protein insertion efficiency factor YidD — encoded protein: MKKILIYLIRFYRAHLSKLKGKGTCIYTPTCSEYAIEALEKHGAWKGSLLAVFRILRCNPFAKGGYDPVPEVRKVKGKKK
- the rnpA gene encoding ribonuclease P protein component encodes the protein MKHYHSLRKTKEFQQVYRTGKSKANKYFVLYCMENQLGYNRFGISVSKKVGNSVVRHRVTRLLRESYRLHQSELKQGFDIAVIARNAVKDEGFHKVESALLHLMGLHRLRRDEKH